In Clostridia bacterium, the DNA window TGGACATCGCGCTGCCCACGCAGGGATTCACCGCCGGCGAGTACGCCCGCATGGCTCGCTCCGTTCTCGGCGAGATCGCCTCGCGCGGAGCACTGCCTATCGTCGTCGGCGGCACCGGACTCTATCTGCGCGCACTACTTGAAGGACTCTTTCCCGGCCCCCAGCGCTCGGACGAACTCCGCGAACGCCTTCGCCACCGCGAGCGACAGAAGGGTTCCGTGCATCTTCATCGAGTGCTGTGGCGACTCGATCCGAAGTCTGCGTCAAACATCCACCCGAACGATGCACCGAAGATCATCCGGGCCATCGAGGTCTGCCTGGCGGCCAAGCGGCCCATGAGCGAACTACTGCAACAACAGGCGCGCGACCCGCTGCTCGGCTTCCGAATCCTGCGCCTCGGCCTCGATCCTGCGCGCGAAGCGCTCTATTCGCGCATCAACGACCGGGCCAGGCAGATGTTCGAGCGCGGCCTCGTCGAAGAAACTCGCAATCTGCTTGCCAGATACGGCGGCCCCGACGTCGCGCCACCGCTCGGCTCGCTCGGCTACAAGCAGGCCACCGCCTTCCTGAACGGAGGACTCACGCTCGAGCAGGCCGTAACCGCCGCGCAGCAGGGCCATCGCAATTACGCCAAACGTCAGATGACGTGGTTCCGCCGCGAACCCGATGTCCATTGGCTACGCGGCTTCGGCAACGATGCAGAAGTTGCAAACGAGAGCATCGCGTTGGTGGAGAGCTTTGTGACGGCATAGACGGTCGCCCACACCCCTTGTCTTCCTGAGCTGCCGAGTTCGCTTGTCTTGAGCGGAGCGAAGCAGTCGCGGAGTTGAAGAACCCCTATGGTCAGCACTGAGCTGGCCATAGGTGTTTCGACTCGGACTTGGGCAATCACTCAGGAGGACAGATTTATTCCTGCTCAGTAGCTCAGTAGCTTAGCGACTCAGCGGCGGAGTTCATTGAACGCTGTCTCGTTTCGCTGCGCTGCACAGATTTCCGCACCTACACTCGCCTCTGCTCTGCTATCGTGCTCCCGATGCGGAAACGTCTGCGGAAACGTCTTGTCCTCATATTGTTCTTACTGGTTTCGCTCGGCACCGCTAAAGATCGCTTTCAGGCAGCCAGCCCCATTCACCTCGACCGCGATGGCGAGCGCTGGGCCGAGCGCACATTGCGCAAACTTTCGCTCGAAGAGAAGGTCGGCCAATTGTTCATGGTCAGGGCGCGCGTCGAGTTCTATAACGTTGCCAGCCCTGATTACCGGCAACTGCGCGAGAATATGCGCAAGTACCACATTGGTTCCTTCCTGGTGACGGTCACCGCTGAAGGGCCTTTCCTTTACCGCAACCAGCCCTACGAAGCGGCCATGCTCGCCAACTCGTTGCAGCGCGACTCCGAACTGCCGCTGATCTTCGCTGCCGATTTCGAACGCGGCCTCTACATGCGCCTGAACGGCACAACCGGATTCCCGCACGCGATGGCGTTTGGCGCGACGGGCAACAAAGATTACGCATTCGCCTTCGGCAAGATCACGGCCGAGGAAGCGCGCGCTATCGGCATCCACTGGAACTTCTATCCCAACGCGGACCTTAACTCGAATCCCGCCAATCCCATCATCAACACGCGCTCGTTCGGCGAAGAGCCGCGACAGGTCAGCGAATTGGTGAATGCCTACATCGCGGGCGCGCGCGGCGCGGGAATGCTGACCACCGTCAAGCATTTCCCCGGCCACGGCGATACCGACGCCGACACCCACCTCGCCCTCGCACGCGTCGGCACAACACGCGAGCATCTTGAGAGCATCGAGCTCGTTCCTTTCCGTAACGCCATCAACGCCGGGGTGGACGCCGTCATGGTCGCGCACGTCACCGTACCCGCGTTGGAGCCCGACCCGAATCGCGTCGCGACCGTTTCCCGCAACGTCATCACTGGGCTGCTGAAGCAGCAATTGGGTTTCAATGGCATCGTGATCACAGACGCCATGGACATGAATGGCCTCATGCGCCTCTTCCCGTCCGAAACGCCGGCAGCCAGCGCCGGGCGAGCAGCTGTGGAGGCCATTAAGGCGGGCAATGACATGATCCTGATCCCGTCCGACCTCGATGGTGCCTACAACGGAGTCCTTGCTGCCGTCCGCCGTGGCGAAATCCCGGAGACCCAGATCGACGCGTCGGTGTTGAAGCTTCTCCGCGCCAAGGCCGCAGTCGGCCTGCACCGTGGTCGTTTCGTCGATATCGATGCGATGTCCAGCCTGATTGCCCGGCCGGAGAACCTTGCAGTGGCGAAGCGAGTTGCAGAGGACGCCGTCACCCTCGTCCGCTACACCGGGCAATTTCTTCCGTTGCGTCCGTCTGGAACCACCGCTCCCGCTCTTGCGTATAAGAATACGGAGGAGACGCGCAACCGCGTCGTAGCCATCGTGTTCTCAGACGACGTTCGCTCAGATTCGGGCCGCGTTTTCGAACGCCAACTTAAGCTGCGCCTGCCAGACGCGAACGTGCTCTTTGTGGACAGCCGCACCGCCGCGGGCGCCGCGCCGGTGGTGCTGGAGGCTGTGCGCCAGGCACAAACCGTCCTGGCCGCCGTGTATGTAATTCCCAGCGCCGGACGTACAGTGCGCGCTGGCGGCGCGATGAAAGCCTCTGTGGCGCTTTCCGACGTCCCCGCCGCGCTGCTGTCATCCGTTCTTCAACAGGCCGGCGAAAGGACTATGCTGCTCGCCATGGGAAACCCGTACCTTGCCGCCGACTTCCCGGCCGTGCAGAATTATCTCTGTACTTTTTCTAACGAGCCCGTTTCGGAAACGAGCGCCGTCAAGGCTTTGTTCGGCGAGATCACCATCAAAGGACGCCTGCCCGTTACCATTCCTGACGTCGCCGTGCGTGGCTCCGGGCTCGATCGCGTCGCAAATTCAAGGTAGGAGGCTTCCCATGAAGCACACGTATCGTCGCTCAACCCGCACCGGCCTGGTGCGTGCCGTTGCCCTGCTGGCCACCATCGTCAGCCTGCTGCTCCTCTCCTCCTGCAACATGCGCGTTAACAAGGGCAAGAACGGCGAAGAAAAGAAGGTGGATATCCAAACGCCCTTCGGCGGCCTCAAGGTTCGCACAGACGACGTTCAGGCCAAGGATACCGGCCTGCCGCTCTATCCAGGCGCCGTGCCCAAGCCGAAGGATGGTAACGATGACGATCACAAGGCCAACGTCAACCTGAACTTCGGCAAGTTCGGACTCAAGGTCGTCGCGCTCAGCTTCACCAGCGGCGACTCGCCCGACAAAGTTCTCGAGTTCTATCGCAACGAGATGAAGAAGTACGGCAATACGATCGAATGTAAGGGCGGCTCAACCGGAGGCTTCCGGATGAAGAAGAGCGACACCAAGGAACTCTCTTGCGAGAAAGCCGATACCAATAGCCAAACGATCGAGTTGAAGGTCGGCACCAGTGATCGCCAGCGCATCGTCGCCGTCAAACCGAACGGCAGTGGCAGCGAGTTCTCACTCGTATACGTTCAGACTCATGGCGACGAGGGAGAACTGTAGCGACTGAGCTACTAAGCTACTGAGCAAGGAACAACCTGTCTCCTGAGCGAGGGCGCAAGCCCGAGTCGAAGGATCCCTTTTGCCAGGTTCGTGGTGATGATAGGGATCGTTCGACTCCGCGACTGCGTCGCTCCGCTCAGGAAGAACAACGAAACTCCGCAGCCCAGCAGGCGGCAAGCCCAGCCACTCAGTAGCTCAGCAGCTCTTCCGCTTCCTTGCATCTTCGCCGTCCCTGCTGATACCTTCGCTTCGTGGAACACGCTTGTCACAAGTGCGGTGCAACAGTTGAAGATGGCACTCCGTTTTGTGCCCAATGTAATGCTCCGCAGATCCGCGTGAATGTATTGCTCGGCGAGGAACCTGCGACACCGCCATTGCCTCCCAGCACGCCGGATAACCTGCAGCCACCGTCCGAACCACTACGCCCCACAGAGTCGCCTCTAACTCTGCCCGCCGATATCCTCCCCGGTCGATTGAACTGGGGGCAGGCACTCCGCACGGCGCTACTGGTCGGGATTATCGCCGGCCTGATCACGATCGTGCGCAGTCCATTGCTGCTGGGCTTATGGCTGCTCGCGGCGGGAGGCATCAGCGTCGCTTTCTATCGCGCGCGAATGGCGCACCACCCCATTACGCCCGGAATCGGATTCCGCTTAGGCGCTGTGACTGGCCTGGTCGCTTTTGCCGTTAAGGCCATCGTCAGTTCCATCGGCGTGCTTGTACCCGCGAGCCGCGCTGAAATTGTGCGCCAGGTACAGGAGCAGGTTGCTGCCGCTATCGCCAACAATCCCGATCCGGCGGCGCAGGAGATGATGCGCAATATCGGTGAATGGTTGAATACTCCCGGCGGATTCGCCACCATGTTCACCATCGGCCTGCTGTTTTTGTGCCTATTCTCCACGGTCTTGGCTGGCGTAGGGGGGGCATTGGGCGCTCTCTTCGGACGCAAAGACCACGAACCTTAAAGCTGTACTCTGGCTACGCTCTTCCCACAGCGCGGCCTGCTTCGGTCTACGTAGATTTGCCCCAGTGCTTTCGAGTCGGATATCATGCGAGCTCATGAACGTTCCAGTTTCTTCTCGCCCTCCGAATCTTTGCGAAAAAGCGCAACTCATGTCGGCCTCCGAGATTGAGCGCACCCTTGTTCGGCTCGCGCACGAAATTGTCGAGAAGAACAATGGTGTCGGCAACCTAGGCCTGGTCGGGATCAAGCGACGCGGCATTCCCATTGCCGAACGCCTTGCCCGGCACATTGAACGGATCGAAAAGGCGCCCGTCCCGGTCGGGACGCTCGATATCACCTTGTACCGCGACGACCTCACCACGGTCGGCCCGAAGCCGGTTGTCGAAAAGTCGGAGATGCAGTTCGCCATCACCGGCAAAGACATCGTCATGTGCGACGACGTTCTCTACACCGGACGCACCGTCCGCGCCGCGCTCGATGCTCTCTTCGACCACGGACGCCCCCGCCGCGTGCAACTGCTCGTTCTCATTGACCGCGGACACCGCGAACTACCCATCGAAGCCACATTCGTCGGACGCCGCATCCAGACCAGCGATATCGAGATTATTGAAGTCAAATTGCAGGAAACCGATCAGTCGGAAAAGGTCCTGCTCGTAGAACGCCAAGACTAACCATGACCACCAGCTCGCGCTCCCTGCTTGCAATAGAGCCTATGGAGCCGAAGCAGATTGTTTCCCTGCTTCGGCTTGCGAAACGAATGCATTACGAAAAGCCACGCAATATTCTGCGTGGCCGTCGCGTGGTTTTACTTTTCTACGAGGCGTCCACTCGTACCCGCGTTTCGTTTGAATTCGCAGCCAAGGCTCTCGGCGCAACGACGGCGGTCGTCAGCGCAACTGCTTCCAGCATCGAAAAGGGCGAATCGCTCCTCGATACCGGCGCCACCCTCCGAGCCCTCGGCGCCGATGCCATCGTCATTCGCCATCCTTCGTCCGGCGCGCCGGGCCTGCTCGCCCGCAATCTCGATATCCCGATCATCAATGCCGGCGACGGCATGCACGAGCATCCCTCGCAGGGACTGCTCGATGCCTTCACCATCCTTGAGCACAAGGGTGATCTGCACGGGCTGCGCGTTACGATCGTCGGCGACGTCTTTCACAGCCGTGTCGCCCGCTCCGATGTCCATCTGCTCAGCAAATTTGGCGCGAAGATCACCTTGTGTGGGCCGCCAGCGCTCGTCCCGGACAATGCACTCGCGCTTGCGCCCGGCATTCGCATCAGCCAGAACCTCGATGAAAGCCTGCACGGAGCCGATGTAGTCATCCTGCTCCGCGTGCAGAAAGAACGTCTGCAAGGCCTTGAACTCGACGTGCACGAATACACAGTTAATTATCAGCTCACCCGCGAGCGGCTGCGCCTTGCGCGCCGCGGAGTTATCGTGCTCCACCCCGGCCCCATCATGCGAGGCATGGAACTCACCGACGACATAGCCGACGGTTCTCAGAACGTCATTCTCGATCAGGTTCGTAACGGCGTCAGCGTGCGTATGGCCATTCTTGCTTACGCCCTCGGAGGTGCTCGATGACCAGCCGCGAAAGCATTCTTATCCGTCGCGGGCGCGTCATTGATCCGGCGCAAAAGCTCGACGCCGAGATGGACATCGTCCTGAGCGACGCGCGCGTGACCCAGATTGGTCTGCCGGGCAGCCTTCGCGGCACTCCCGATCATGTCATCGACGCGCACGGCCTCGTCGTCACGCCCGGTCTCGTCGATCTCCACGTTCATCTGCGCCAGCCCGGCCAGGGATACAAGGAGACGATCGCCAGCGGTACCGCTGCGGCAGCGGCAGGCGGCTTCACTTCCGTCTGTCCCATGCCCAACACCACGCCCGTCAATGACCTTCCCGAAACCACAGCGTGGATGCAACATCCGGAACGCGGCGCACTCGTTAACGTCTTCCCGATAGCCGCCGCCACTCAGGGCAGTGAAGGCCGAGTGCTCACCGACTTCCGCAAACTGAAACTTGCTGGCGCTGTCGCAATCAGCGATGACGGCAAGCCGATTCTCGATGACGGCCTGATGCGTCGTGCGCTCGTGCTCGCCCACGAAGTGGGTCTGCCTGTCATCCAGCACGCCGAAGACACCCGCCTCACCGCGGGCCGGCCCATGAATCTTGGCCCCACGTCGTTCCGTCTAGGCCTGCGTGGGCAGCCAGCTTCGGCCGAAGCTCGCGTCGTTGAACGCGACATTGCACTCGCCGCCGAAACGGGAGCGCATCTTCACATCGCCCACATCTCCACCGCTGAAGCGCTCCAAGCCGTGCGCAAGGCGAAGCGCGCTGGAGTGCAGGTAACGTGCGAAGTGGCACCGCACCACTTCCTCTTCATTGACGAGGATATTGGCGACTACAACACGAACTTGAAGATGAATCCGCCGCTGCGCTCCGCGGCCGATCGCGAAGCCATGCTTGCCGGAATCGCGGACCGTACCATCGACGCCATCGCAACCGACCACGCCCCGCATGCGCGTTATGAGAAGAACGTCGAGTTTGACCGCGCGGCTTACGGCATTACCGGCCTGGAAGTTGCGCTCGCCTTGGCCATTACGCGCCTGCATCGCGTGAAAGGCGTGCCGCTGTCGCACATAGTGGCTCTGCTCTCAACCAATCCGGCGCGCATCATCGCCCGTAGTGGCCGAGGCACGCTGGCCAAGGGCTCATACGCAGACGTAACGATCTTCGATCCGAAGAAGCGCTGGACCTACGACGTTTCGAAATCGCGATCACTTTCCCGCAACTGCCCATACGATGGCATACACCTCTACGGCAAAGTCATGTACACCATCGTCGCCGGAGAAATGATTTACGGCGGATAAACAGACAGCAGACGTTGGACATCGACCTCGGACGTCTGCCGTTGGACATCAGACGTCAGAAAGCCGCCTGCCGACTGAGGTCTGACGTCTGCCGTCTGAGTGCTAACTAAATTTTCTTCGCTACTCCTTTTCCAATTACAGTTGTACTTCGGGCCTCATGGATACTCTCACCCACAAGCTGAACTCCGTTTTCGGCATTTCCGCTTTTCGCCCTGCGCAACGCGAAGTCATACAGGACCTGCTTGCCGGTCATGACGTCGTCTGCGTCATGCCGACAGGTGCGGGTAAGAGTTTGTGTTTCCAGCTTCCGGCGGTCGTTACCGGCGGACTCACCATCATCATCTCGCCGTTGATTTCACTGATGGCCGATCAGTCCGCTCAGTTACGACGACTCAACATCCCGGCTCTTGTGCTCAACAGTTCGCAAAGCGGCGACGAACAGCGGAGTGCGCTTTCCGCGCTGCATCGCGGCTTCACCGGGCTCCTCTACATCGCGCCCGAGCGTTTCAGCGCTCCCAGCTTTCAGTCATTGTTGCCTAAGCTTCAACCCAAGCTCTTCGCCGTGGACGAAGCGCACTGCATCAGTTCCTGGGGACACGACTTCCGCCCCGAATACGCTCGTCTCGGCGAGATGCGCCGTCAACTCGGATCAGCCCGAACCATCGCGCTCACGGCGACGGCAACACCGCTTGTGCGCGACGACATAATCAGGCAACTCGGCCTCAAGTCCCCGCGCATCCATATCACCGGCTTCGACCGTCCTAACCTCGCTTACACCTGCCAGAGGCTCGAGGACGCCGGCACCCGCAACAACGAACTCGTTAACTTCCTGCGCAAGAACACCGGCAGCGGAATTGTTTATTGCGCCACGCGCAAGGCCGTCGAACTGGTCACGACGCTCATCAGCAATCGCATACCATCGCGTCCTGTGTTTTCGTATCACGCCGGAATGGATCAGTCGGCGCGCAGTTCGAACCATAAGCGCTTCATGGAAGGCGCTGGCGCAATCGCTGTCGCCACGAACGCCTTTGGCATGGGCATCAACAAGCCTGATATTCGATTCGTCGTCCACTACAACATGCCGGGAACGGTCGAGGCCTACTACCAGGAAGCCGGCCGCGCTGGCCGCGATGGGAATCCTTCGGAGTGCATGCTCCTCTACAGCGCCTCCGATCGCCGCACGCAGGAATTTTTCATCGATAAGATTGGCGACAACAACGACGCGCTCAGCCCGCGTGCGCTGGCCTTGCTGAAAGATCACGCCCGGAAGAAGCTGGCCGCAATGACTTCTTACGTCTTCTCCGCGCGCTGTCGCCGCAAGGGCATTCTCGACTATTTTGGCGACAAGACATCCGAGGTCACGAACTGCGCTTGCGACAACTGCGCATCAGCGCGTCGGCTTGCAACGGCCACAGCCATCGCCGCCCCGGAGACAATGGCCACGCCACGCCTCCCGCGTGAAGACGTCCTCACCATCCGCAAAATTCTTTCGGCAGTCCAGCAGATCGAACGCCGAGGGGCAATGGGCGTTCACATAGTTGCCGATGTCCTCGTGGGCAGCAAGAACCGTAAGCTCCAAGATCTCGAACTTGACCAGCTACCCGCCTACGCCGCGCTGCAAGACTACAAGCAGGACGAAGTCGTTAGACTCCTGAATGCGCTTGTCGAAGAACGCCTCGTAAATCGCCGCGGCGCAAACGGCAACGCAATGCGTCCGGTCGTAACGCTCTCCGCTACGGGTATCGCCGTCACTGGCGGCCATGCTGAGCCACCATCTTCGCTTGCTCGCGCTCTGCATCGGCCGCAGACGTCTGTGCCAAGCACCAAGCCAACACAGCACTCGTACACCGCTAAGACTGCGCCGCAGTCAGCAAAACGAGACACCGTTTACGAGCCACTCGACAATGAGTACTTCGATGGCAACGAAGACGCGCGCTTCGGTCGCCTCCGCCGTGTGCGCGCCGAGCTTGCGAAGAAAGCCGGACGCCCCGCGTTCCTCATCCTGCACGACAGCACTCTCCGCGAAATCGCCCGTGTCGCCCCCAGGAACATGACCGCACTTGCAAAGGTAAAGGGCCTCGGCCCGATCAAGCTTGAGATGTTCGGCAGCGACTTACTTCGCGCCCTCTCGGACGACGAAGCCGGGTGAGTCGTGAGTCGCGAGTCGCAAGTAAGTCGTGAGTCGCGGGTCGCGAGCAACCTGTGAGCAAACAAAGAGAGCGTCATCCTGTAGCGAAGCGAAGGATCTGCTTTGTGCCGCAGCGGAAAGCAGACCAGCCTGAAGGTCAGAGAGAGCACCTACAGCTAGTGCAAAAAAGGCACGGCCGAAGCCGTGCCCAACTAAGGTCTGCCGTCCAACGTCTGCCGTCTGCCTTACAGAATTCCCATCCTCTTGCCTACGCGCTTCAGCGTCTCCAGCGCCTGGTCCAGCTCTTCGCGAGTGTGTGTCGCGGTCACAATGGTGCGGATGCGCGCTTTGCCTTCTGCCACCGTTGGGAACGCGATGCCTGTTCCCATCACGCCTTCCTTGAACAGCTCGCGCGAGAACTCCATCGTCAACTTCCCGTCACCAATAATGATCGGCGTAATCGGGGTCTCGCTCGCAGGCGTGTTCACGCCACCGATGTTGAAGCCAAGCGTTCCAAGCTCTTTCTTCCAATACTTCGTGTTGGCCCAGAGCTGCTCCATCCACTGCGGCTCGGTTTCGAGCACATCGAACGCCGCGATACACGTCGCCGCCACTGAGGGCGGATGCGAGGTCGAGAACAGAAACGGGCGAGCGCGGTGATATAGAAAGTCAATCAGATCCTTCGATCCGCAGACGTAGCCGCCCAACGCGCCAATCGCCTTCGACAACGTTCCCACCTGCACATCCACACGGCCGTGAACGTTAAAGTGGTCGATCGTGCCGCGCCCGTTGCGCCCCAACACACCCGACGAATGAGCATCGTCCACCATCATGATCGCGCCATACTTCTCCGCCACTTCGCACAATCCTGGCAGCGGACCAATGTCGCCGTCCATCGAGAAGACGCCGTCCGTGATCACCAACTTGTGTCCGGGCTGATCCTTCACGCTCGCCAACTGCTCTTCCGCGTGCTTTACGTCCTTGTGCCGGAAAACCAAAATCTTAGCTCTGGACAACCGGGCACCGTCGATGATCGACGCATGGTTCAACTCGTCGGAGATGATGTAGTCTTCCTTGCCGAGAATCGCAGAAACTGTCCCCGAGTTAGCCGTGAAGCCCGACTGGAATACGACGCACGCTTCCACGTTCTTGAAGCGTGCAATCTTCTCCTCGAGTTCCATGTGGATCTTCATCGTCCCGGCGATCGTGCGCACCGCGCCCGAACCAACACCGTACTTCCTGGTCGCAGCCAGCGCGGCTTCGCGCAGCTTTGGGTGCGTGGTCAGGCCGAGATAGTTGTTCGACGCCAGGTTGATTACCCGCTTGCCATCGAACGTGCATACCGCCGCCTGCTCATCATCAAGCACGCGCAACTTGAAGTGAGTGCCCTTTTCTCTTAGTTGGTTGAGTTGCTCCGTCAAATAGGAAAGCTGAGGACGAGTGCCAGTAGTCGTTGCCATAATTGTAAGAACCCCGCCGCAGGCGTGAATTATCGCAAAATTCAAACTCAACAGTCTAACCCTTTGCCTGCGGGGAGGGAACGAGGATGCGCCAAAATCGCATCGTGGGTGCCGAACCTATGTGTGCACCCGCACCGACCGCTTCATTGTGTCTGACTGCTGCGCCTCAGCGAACTCTCGTGATCTCCACCCAATTCCGGGCCTTAGGCGCTTCTTGCAAGGCGGCCGATGCTCGCTCGCTCGAACGTTTGCGAAATGCAAAAAGGCCGCCCAAAAAGGGCGGCCTCAAATCTCTGCTTATTAATTCCAAATCGACCGAATTTCGAATTACCCGATTACAAATTACCCGATCGTTCCTACTTCACTCCGTTCGGATACAGCAAAATCTTGCTTGCGACGCCTGAATTCAGCATATCCATGCCCTTACTGAAATCCTTCATTGGCAGGCGATCGGTGATCACCGGATGCAGATCCAGCATCCCGGCCTTCAGCAGCGCCGTCATCTGATACCACGTCTGAAACATACGACGCCCATTGATGCCCTGCACCGTCGCACCTTTGAAGATAATGTCCGTCGCCAAATTCAT includes these proteins:
- the miaA gene encoding tRNA (adenosine(37)-N6)-dimethylallyltransferase MiaA, with protein sequence METTASPQHPLVVILGPTASGKTSLSIALARRFGGEIVNCDSVAIYRELEIGTAKPDGLERSLAPHHLLDIALPTQGFTAGEYARMARSVLGEIASRGALPIVVGGTGLYLRALLEGLFPGPQRSDELRERLRHRERQKGSVHLHRVLWRLDPKSASNIHPNDAPKIIRAIEVCLAAKRPMSELLQQQARDPLLGFRILRLGLDPAREALYSRINDRARQMFERGLVEETRNLLARYGGPDVAPPLGSLGYKQATAFLNGGLTLEQAVTAAQQGHRNYAKRQMTWFRREPDVHWLRGFGNDAEVANESIALVESFVTA
- a CDS encoding glycoside hydrolase family 3 protein, with amino-acid sequence MFLLVSLGTAKDRFQAASPIHLDRDGERWAERTLRKLSLEEKVGQLFMVRARVEFYNVASPDYRQLRENMRKYHIGSFLVTVTAEGPFLYRNQPYEAAMLANSLQRDSELPLIFAADFERGLYMRLNGTTGFPHAMAFGATGNKDYAFAFGKITAEEARAIGIHWNFYPNADLNSNPANPIINTRSFGEEPRQVSELVNAYIAGARGAGMLTTVKHFPGHGDTDADTHLALARVGTTREHLESIELVPFRNAINAGVDAVMVAHVTVPALEPDPNRVATVSRNVITGLLKQQLGFNGIVITDAMDMNGLMRLFPSETPAASAGRAAVEAIKAGNDMILIPSDLDGAYNGVLAAVRRGEIPETQIDASVLKLLRAKAAVGLHRGRFVDIDAMSSLIARPENLAVAKRVAEDAVTLVRYTGQFLPLRPSGTTAPALAYKNTEETRNRVVAIVFSDDVRSDSGRVFERQLKLRLPDANVLFVDSRTAAGAAPVVLEAVRQAQTVLAAVYVIPSAGRTVRAGGAMKASVALSDVPAALLSSVLQQAGERTMLLAMGNPYLAADFPAVQNYLCTFSNEPVSETSAVKALFGEITIKGRLPVTIPDVAVRGSGLDRVANSR
- a CDS encoding aspartate carbamoyltransferase catalytic subunit, which gives rise to MTTSSRSLLAIEPMEPKQIVSLLRLAKRMHYEKPRNILRGRRVVLLFYEASTRTRVSFEFAAKALGATTAVVSATASSIEKGESLLDTGATLRALGADAIVIRHPSSGAPGLLARNLDIPIINAGDGMHEHPSQGLLDAFTILEHKGDLHGLRVTIVGDVFHSRVARSDVHLLSKFGAKITLCGPPALVPDNALALAPGIRISQNLDESLHGADVVILLRVQKERLQGLELDVHEYTVNYQLTRERLRLARRGVIVLHPGPIMRGMELTDDIADGSQNVILDQVRNGVSVRMAILAYALGGAR
- a CDS encoding dihydroorotase; this encodes MTSRESILIRRGRVIDPAQKLDAEMDIVLSDARVTQIGLPGSLRGTPDHVIDAHGLVVTPGLVDLHVHLRQPGQGYKETIASGTAAAAAGGFTSVCPMPNTTPVNDLPETTAWMQHPERGALVNVFPIAAATQGSEGRVLTDFRKLKLAGAVAISDDGKPILDDGLMRRALVLAHEVGLPVIQHAEDTRLTAGRPMNLGPTSFRLGLRGQPASAEARVVERDIALAAETGAHLHIAHISTAEALQAVRKAKRAGVQVTCEVAPHHFLFIDEDIGDYNTNLKMNPPLRSAADREAMLAGIADRTIDAIATDHAPHARYEKNVEFDRAAYGITGLEVALALAITRLHRVKGVPLSHIVALLSTNPARIIARSGRGTLAKGSYADVTIFDPKKRWTYDVSKSRSLSRNCPYDGIHLYGKVMYTIVAGEMIYGG
- a CDS encoding glycine C-acetyltransferase, with protein sequence MATTTGTRPQLSYLTEQLNQLREKGTHFKLRVLDDEQAAVCTFDGKRVINLASNNYLGLTTHPKLREAALAATRKYGVGSGAVRTIAGTMKIHMELEEKIARFKNVEACVVFQSGFTANSGTVSAILGKEDYIISDELNHASIIDGARLSRAKILVFRHKDVKHAEEQLASVKDQPGHKLVITDGVFSMDGDIGPLPGLCEVAEKYGAIMMVDDAHSSGVLGRNGRGTIDHFNVHGRVDVQVGTLSKAIGALGGYVCGSKDLIDFLYHRARPFLFSTSHPPSVAATCIAAFDVLETEPQWMEQLWANTKYWKKELGTLGFNIGGVNTPASETPITPIIIGDGKLTMEFSRELFKEGVMGTGIAFPTVAEGKARIRTIVTATHTREELDQALETLKRVGKRMGIL
- the pyrR gene encoding bifunctional pyr operon transcriptional regulator/uracil phosphoribosyltransferase PyrR; amino-acid sequence: MNVPVSSRPPNLCEKAQLMSASEIERTLVRLAHEIVEKNNGVGNLGLVGIKRRGIPIAERLARHIERIEKAPVPVGTLDITLYRDDLTTVGPKPVVEKSEMQFAITGKDIVMCDDVLYTGRTVRAALDALFDHGRPRRVQLLVLIDRGHRELPIEATFVGRRIQTSDIEIIEVKLQETDQSEKVLLVERQD
- a CDS encoding RecQ family ATP-dependent DNA helicase, producing MDTLTHKLNSVFGISAFRPAQREVIQDLLAGHDVVCVMPTGAGKSLCFQLPAVVTGGLTIIISPLISLMADQSAQLRRLNIPALVLNSSQSGDEQRSALSALHRGFTGLLYIAPERFSAPSFQSLLPKLQPKLFAVDEAHCISSWGHDFRPEYARLGEMRRQLGSARTIALTATATPLVRDDIIRQLGLKSPRIHITGFDRPNLAYTCQRLEDAGTRNNELVNFLRKNTGSGIVYCATRKAVELVTTLISNRIPSRPVFSYHAGMDQSARSSNHKRFMEGAGAIAVATNAFGMGINKPDIRFVVHYNMPGTVEAYYQEAGRAGRDGNPSECMLLYSASDRRTQEFFIDKIGDNNDALSPRALALLKDHARKKLAAMTSYVFSARCRRKGILDYFGDKTSEVTNCACDNCASARRLATATAIAAPETMATPRLPREDVLTIRKILSAVQQIERRGAMGVHIVADVLVGSKNRKLQDLELDQLPAYAALQDYKQDEVVRLLNALVEERLVNRRGANGNAMRPVVTLSATGIAVTGGHAEPPSSLARALHRPQTSVPSTKPTQHSYTAKTAPQSAKRDTVYEPLDNEYFDGNEDARFGRLRRVRAELAKKAGRPAFLILHDSTLREIARVAPRNMTALAKVKGLGPIKLEMFGSDLLRALSDDEAG